TGGAGACGATGCAGATTCCTTACATTGGCCTATGAAGCCTCTTACCCTCAGGCTCTAGACCATCTCTCCAGCTTTACTGCAGCCACTTTGTATGCTGTTTCCCAATTTCATATTCCTATCACTTTGctaccttgcacatagtagtcATTGAATAAATACTTGTCCAATTTGATTGGCTACTTAGAAATGTCACCTGGTTTGGATCACAAGGGACATGGGGTCTGGTGTGTAAGGTGAAAGGTCCTTTTGTCATCGCACCCActcccattttaaaataaaaaagaaaaatgacttgttCCAAATCCTACAGATAGTAATTGACAAAGCTAGTGTTTAAATCCAGGTCATTCAACTCCAAAattagtgctctttccattgcactttataattaaaggaaaaaaaaatctgcatatgttttgaaaataaaaagctttaaaaaaataaaattcacatggtgctttacaaaaaaaaaaaataatttttacaaagtgAAATGTGTTATAGAAAAGAGAGCAACATTGTTTGGTAAAGAGGTGCCTTCATCCGGTATTGGATTCAGACTTCAGATGAGGCACCCTGTAGTGTTCATCTTGATATAGTCCCTGTACTGTCTTGTAGGATATGCTGCATATactaggaaaatgataaatgtctgAATGTAGCAttttgactctctctctctctttctctctttctttctttcttgctgaggcaattggagttaagtgacttgcccagggtcacacagctcggaagtgtaaagtgtctgacatcagatttgaactcgggtcctcctgacttcaaggctggtgctctatctactgtaccacctagctgcccctgcatttTGACTTTTCTTActagtttcaattttcttatgATCATACTGTTGTTTCATTACGGTAAGCCACTCCCAAAGAGGGAACTCCCTTGATCAATGAGAATCTGTAACTGATCGGTAGCTGATTTGGGACCATATTGAAGGTCATATTTTAGGTTTGCTAGACTGTATAAACAAAATCTTTTTGATGTAGTATCTGAGTATTTATTTAGAGACTGTTAGGATTGCGTGGATTTTTTACATTCAGAAACCACCAGACTAGACTAACTTATTAGTCTTTTCCCTAGCTTTAATGTATATTGGAACTAAAATGAATAAGAGCAgtcttttctatttatcctgtttaAAAAGTTAGTTATTCTGGGCCAGTTAGGAAGTGGCTATATCCAaggctggaattttttttttttacatccattTACATTGGGCTGAATACATTTAGGAAAAGTGGTAAAGTCACTGCTTGTCTTTTAACAGATGGTGCTTTGAGGTTCAGCACCTGGTGTACTTTCCAGAGACCGAATGTATTGCCTCTATGTCCATTAATGTTCAGTGATTTAGAGAGCTGAATTTCTGAGATgtctgggtttttaaaaatatatgtacacacgAATATAAGAATGCATTGTACATTAATATTGAAAGCAGACTGTTACAATTCATTAAACAgtgaatgttttcttttgtttgttttcccagtTGCTGTCATCTTCTCCTATTCGTATTCCTAGCAGCAGACTTCATCAGATCAAAAGGGTAAATTTTACTTCCATATTCTAAACTTTTTATAAatgatgttttgatttttatttttactttaaaattttcaacattcaaaggTCACCTTACtctttttaacaatttatttatatCCTCTCTGTTTAGAATAAGGATGCTTATCCTCTTTTGTAGTTGGAGCCAGAATTCCATCAGAATCTAGGAGAttcttttgaataattatttAGGTTAGATAGTTATATAACCCCAAGAGGGAGTCAGGGGTATGTAGCCACATCAGACACAAATGTCTCTCAATATTTGTAGataagatgaggaaatggagatttGGAAATACTTGGCTTTGTTAtatgtacttttaatttttaaggtcaCTTGCTTCAAAATCAAGATAAGGGGGGAGGAAAGTCcttatggaaaattttatttatggtCTTCAAGCCCTGACTATACATTCTATTTTTAGGAAGAAGGAGTAGACCTGATGAACAGAGAAGCTGCCCACGAAAGGTGAGTGATTTCTGAGAATGGGGACTCATCCTTATATGTACCATCCCTAGGGactgatcagattttttttttgtgtttcagGGAGGTGCAGACAGCAATGCAGATAAGCCATTCCTGGGAAGAAAGCTTAagtttggtaaaaaaaaataaaaaaaaattgcaagtcTGATTTGAaaagtagctttttaaaaaaccactTCAGTTATTCATTGGCTCTCTTCATTTGTCCATACACTTTTATAtgcctttcatttctaaaattatagcaGTTCTTATCTAAAGGAACACAGGTTTAAATAAATACAGGAAGCCTTTTGTGGATCTGCACATTTATGTGTTCTAAAAATCTAAGTATGATAGTTCTGAAAGCAAACATAATACTTTGTGATTTATTTCTAGAGTAGGGATGTGCTCTGTTATTATAAGTGGATGACATGTTTTTGTTTACAGAGTGATAATGACTTTGACAAATCAGAGAAATCATCTTCTCCTAAGAGAATTGACTTCGTCCCAGTTTCTCCAGCACCATCACCCACTAGAGGAATAGGAAAGGTAGGAACATTGAAGAGACTTAAAAAATAGCTGCAAATGCCTGTCTCACATACCCCAAACTATTATTTgtttaaaagaggaaaggggaagggggaatcCTCTGCTTTCAGCTGATGATGTGAAAGGAAATtaatagtcatttaaaatataCTCAGAAACTTATGTTAACACCTATGTGATCCTAAGCACTTCACTGTAGATGATTTAAaaagaatgctttttaaaatgggGCTCTAGAATTTTATTAATACTAACTTTTTTCCCTAGCAATGTTTTTCACCATCCTTACAAATGTTTGTGAGTAGCAATGGGCTACCTCCAAGTCCTATTCCCAGTCCAACAAGACGATTTTCAAAGTAAGTGAACTtgctttctaaatattatttaattcagTAACTTAGCTTCACAAGCAACCTTTAAATTGGATATTATTAGGTAGGACTGATATTTGTATAGATGAagataaggatttttaaaaattttaggcaTTTTAATAGCTTATCACAAGGAatattttataggttttttttttttttttttttttttaaatcaattgtcccttttcttgtttaattCCTTGAAAACCTTTGCTTTTCCACAGAATGTGTCCTGTTATGAATGGGAAAAATCATATTCCTCATATACATTTCCCTTGGAAAGCCAGCACATAGGAATTAGTGTTTCCCCCTATCCTGGGCCACTTTCATCTTTTTTGGGTCTTGGACCCCTGGGGCAGTCAGTTtgatgaagcctatggactcctcagtattatattttttaaatgcataaaataaattctaaatataacCAACTATAGTGAAATCAagtcccttctctctgtctccttctgtttctgtctatctgtctcttttctttttccatatttatacacacacacacacacacacacacacacacacacacacacacacacacacacacacacattttaagtTTTGGTACCCGGGTTAGGAACCCCCACCCAACATTGGTACCATCATAGGATTCTGCtacaggttttgaaaataaagtaaaattagtTTCACTCCAGTAGATGGAATCCTGGTGTAGTGGAAAAAACAACGAGCCAGAACTCAGAAGGCCCATTTTGGAGTCCCTGTGCTATTAggaaactagctgtgtgacctgaatttttctgttcctctgtttccttgtctataTAATAAGAGAGTTGGACTAGTTTatttcaaaggtcccttccagctcaaatgTTCTATTGATTGATTTTGTTGCTTTGGTAAAAGAGTAATCTGATCTCTTTTAAAATGATTCTTCTGTCCTGTGCAGTATTTACTTTTATGTGATTAATTGAATGGTTTCCATGATCTTTGGATCTGAAACCCTGTAAAGTGGCATACTCTTTTTAAGAGTAATCCGAGACAGTCTCAAAGCCTCATTGTGGAAATAGCCATTTGTACCACCATTCTGGAACCTGGAGGAAAACCTAAAAGTTGAGAGACTGTGGTAGCCACCCTAAGAAaatgaagtgaaataatttaaGCAAGATAGAGCTGAGTAATGACTTCTCTTTTAGATTGTCTTGTCTTGCTGCCAGCCTTTAGATCAGACTTCAGAActggcttttttcccttttttccccattatgtACTGTCTTTTCAGGAAAAATGGCCTGCCAGTAGTGCAGGTGGTATTTGCATTGCACAGGACTGTTATTCTAGGATACCAAAATTGGGGTTGCATGGAGCTTCAGAATCGGAATCTTTTTGTGggcttttaaaactatttatctTGTACCTTGGAAGTACTTCAAGTCTTTCTGATGCCAAtgttttaactttatattttagCAGAAGAAGTCAAAGTCCAATCAACTGTATTAGACCCAGTGTTCTTGGTCCTATTAAGAGGAAAGGTATGCGGGGATGTTTGTGATATTGTAAAACTTAGTTTATTTTGAGCTAGAAATGAGATTTCCTGTCTCTCAAAGTATTTCAAGATGGAATCTCCTCctcaaagaaatgtttatttttcttacaaGCATGATTATAAAATCTGAATTCTGTAGATTATCTTTGGGATATTTTCTCATCAATCTGTATCCAGATtggttatttattcatttatctatgtTTAATCATTATATGCTAAAGAGATTGTAGTTTGTAAATTATAGAACCATGTTCTAGAAAGTAAAATACAGAAAAGTAGCCctgattgctttttgttttccaaaGTTATTCAGAGACCTTTATTTATGGGTATTTGATTTCTTTCAGGGACCTTGTGAGAATCTTGAAGAATTATTTTTGGAATATGTTAAGGAGAGGTTCCATTTGAGTATTAAAATTATGCTTTGCAGGATGGAATATGTTTAATCTGGGTCCCATTTTCATGTTCCATTTCAGAGCTACTCCAAATTAGGACAGCAGGGGGAACTCTTCATACAAGTTAGGCGTTCCATTGAAGGGaacattttcaaaatgaagagtagattttaaaatgaaatattatcagtTAAAGACAAGAAAAACATGGACCTTAATGAGTTCCCATGACTTGgaatagctacagaaaaaatagaacatgAATTGACATTTATTAGAAAAAgtgaacttttttgtttgttggtttgtttttactCTGGGAATGTTTAAAAATTTCAAGCTTTGAGTTATACATTTCTTGCTGAAATACAGATCGATCCGTGACCGATACTGATTGATgatgaagaaatttgttttttttgtttttaagtctcAGGCTTTTcgtgtgtgaatttattttgaaaaagacactgtattactgaattattttctatttttgtattttagtgGCAAAGTTAGTATGAAGTAAAGTGTTTTTGTGATCAGTTTTGATAAAATTTAGAACAGCTAAATGACagtatttatatttgtgtgtgtgtctgtgggggattgtatgtatttatagatatatttatttatcttaccCTTCCTTTAAAAATAGCAAAGAGTTTgactacttttaaaattatatttttggttATTTTCAGTATTATACTAAgcaatttaaaatacatatatataaattgaacCAACTATGCCATTTTGGACCTGTATACAGTATACTATACATATAGTATTCGGCATTCTTTGCCAGTTACTTACTATTTATTGTGGTCTTCATATTCTGCAAATGTTTCTCGATGCTATGGTTAGTCTTGATCCAGTCTTCATGATGGAACCAGTGAGCTGTTCTTTTAAGGCCCCCCTTCCCCAAACTTATCTGTAACAAATTACATAAAATCAATGGAAAATTTTCAGGACTGTCAGCCCTGACATTAATTGACATTAGGATTTTCTTTGCTGAGTACATGCTGAAATTACTATGCATGGAAAAAATATTGctagctttaatttaaaaaaaacccccaaaatccAATAACACCCAAATTAAGCAACAACTACatatattttacaattcttttttttttttttttccttgttttaggTGAAATGGAAACTGAAAGTCAGCCAAAGAGACTCTTTCAAGGCATTACTACTATGCTTTCTCCTGATATTACGAATTTGACAGATCTCAgttcatggtaaaaaaaaaaaaaaaaaaaaaagtgtagggGAGTGACAATAAGGGAGGggataagaaaaatatgaatgattatttgtattataattattgacAATTAATTAATTAGGCTATAGCCCATTTAAAATAGATTATGttgaaaataatctaaaattgCCTTAAACCCACTGAAAAGATATTCAGTTATAAATGCTGATGGAGGGGAATTTTCCATGCAGGCATGGGTGACATAAAAGATAATTCAAAAGTCTTGTGTACTTCCCTTTGGTATGCATGTTTCTAATTTTATTACACTCACTTTCATGCCCAACTCTGACCTCCTATTAGCTCAATACCCCTCCACCCCCCTCCAAATTTGGCTGTGTGGGAGGGAGTTGACCCTACATACCAATCAGATAGGGAAACTCTGGGGATGGGAGGAAAAGATACTGAGTTGTTCTGGCTTTGCTGTGCCTGATGATCTTATTCTATGTgtttcattttgtaaaaaaaaaattttttgtcaaTATTTTACACGACAGGGAAAACCCAAATTCTCTGATATGGTTTCTTTAAATACTGTTAcccaaatttttatataaaatctttaagttattctaataatatttaaaaaaaatttttttttaaagtaaacctTTCTAGCCCCTTAGGGAATATTATCATAaatacttttaaactttttttttttttttcctttatttggctgtggaaaaaaacaaaaaaaaaactttctcctcCTGGCCAGGAATTGCCGATCAATTAATGACAAGATGTTACTTTTAATTTCCCAGAAGCTCAGAAGGGCAGAGGCTGCTACTGCCAATAACACTTTCCTTCCTGCTAGCAAATGGGGGTGTGTGGAGGAGAGTGGGATTGGGGTTGGGGCAGTATTGACTGATTTGGAAAACATCCAGGTAATGTTTTGAGATCTGTTCTGGCTTTTCCTGTCCTACACAGAATTGTATTTTGCCCCTTCAGAACTATAAGAGTAAAATCCAGCACTTTACAACAACAGGTCTTTTCAAAAAGCCTCTAAAGGCACTTTAttttggaaacatttttaaaacctgTTAAATGGCATTTCCAGGCCATTCCTAATTTGTGAGTCATTTACGCACTTTTCACTTAAGTTTATGGTTGGGGAACTTGTGACTTGTTTGCCATAGTTTGTTAACTTAACTCCCTCCAGTGATTAATCCTGTTCTCATTTAGGCACATGTCTGTCCTGGACTGTTCTGGCCAattttgtctctcttctcttttccttcccatttaTCTTGTCTGTCCTTGATAATTGTGCACTAATTTTGGTACTGAATGACTTTCCAGGCAATAGGCAGAGATGCTGCTAAAGATCATGGAGAAAATAGGTTGCCGAAACTGTCAATTCTGTTTATgttgttcattttaaaaagaggaggaggaggaggaagatgttTCCTGCAGCTACATGGCTGAAGATAAATCATCTTGCGTAGACTCTAATTAATGAGGTGCTAGTCAGGAAATAATTCTGGCAAGTGAAAGACACTTTACAAACACtatgtgaaaacattttttaaaaagccaggaCCAAGCCCCAAGGAATATTCACTGCAATATTCCAGTAGGCTCAAACAAATAGGTGCTGGTAGCTCTCTTTATGGAAACTGGAAGGTTTCCATAAATCATACCATGAGTTCTGCCACTGAGGTGCAGGCTCTTTTTGAGGGCACTAGCAAAGCACTACAGTGATCTTGGGGGAGGACATGGACAGTGATGTTGTCCCTGTTCCCATGTGCTCCCAAATCTACCAGTTTTGTTTTGGGGCTTTGAAATGGCTGGTAATAGCAAACACCATATCTGTATATGACATCAGTGAGAATTATGGTATCTCTTGGTCTCGGCCTTTTAGAAGGCTTATTCTCACAAGAATAGAGTGAAGTGGAACTTAATTACAATCCAGTAAAAATCAGATCTTGCTGCATAAGACCTGAAAATCTTTCAGATTTTGTTTATCTTTAGCCCATCTTTAAGTACTTAGCATTTTCCTTTTGTGGAAAGGGCTGGGCATACATCTATAGCTTAAGGATTGCCATGTCTTGAGATTCCTACAAAGCCTAGTTGATTCTAAATTCATACTGTTGCTTAGACATTTACAGCTGGAACCCAGTGATTGTAAATCTTGGAATCGTCTTTCTGTGGGTTCTCCATCCTGCTCTGCAGGGGATTTTTTCAATCTTTGTGATGAGATTGCATTGatcagatatttatatttttggaaatagaaacagaaacGAGGACCAGGTGGTTTTTGGGGCCTCATGGCAAGGAAATCCATACTACTTAACAAAATTAAGGCAAGGGGTTATTTGGTATTAACTTTTCTGGGCTGGGGCAATGGGAGTCAGGGTAAAATAACTGTAAGAATTAACAGTTCCTCCCTCATCTCAGTATTTCTATTTTTCGCAAATCAAATGAAgacaaagaaagttttttttttaaatagttaaatggaaaaccaaccatattttttcattttctttccatgtcTCACAGCCTGAATACTTAGATGTATGTTTGTTCAACCACTGTAGCCTTACTATTTTATGTAAGATTAAGGTTTATACCACATATCTGTAGCTCCTAATATCTTTGTGATGAATATGAAAAAGTCAAGTTTCGGTGTACACACATTTGTCTTATTGTTATACATGTTTAAGGGACCATGGTGTGTCAAGTGCTATTGGGACTGCATAATGAACGTGCCCTCTGCTTTGTGGTTTCTAACTAATTGTCTCTCAGCTTCTTTCTACTTGATGAAAATTCTTAAATCTGTGTCTCTAAGGACAAGGCAGAAATGGTACCTACCCTCTATGTATGTTCCTTTCTTAATTTGAATATTATTAACATTTGCATTTGCTCTTTACCTGATCCTGTGTTGTATTtcagctctttttgtttgttaaaaAGTCTTTCCCTACTTCATTTCCCAggaatacatatacatttatggtGCCATCTGTACCAGTGTAGCATAAGGGTTTTCAGCACTAACAAAATGATGCTAAAAATTCTTCTATGTTAAAAGAATATCCCCTAGATTTTCCTACCCATCACATTGGAAATAATgtagtgtgtggtgtgtgtgtgtgtgtgtgtgtgtgtgtgtgtgtgtgtgtgtgtgtgtgtgttagattttttttctttgcatttgcaAAATGAGTTTGTACTGAATGTATATGCAACGTGTgcctaaaatgtttatagaacaATTTAGGCACAATCTGTATCTTATTTAACAAAATCAGAGCACAAACTAAATGATTTATTTCTAAGAGCTTTACGAGCTTTGTTGAGACATCTCTCTCTGCTgatgttttttgcttggggcaaAAATATCTCCCTCCCCAGCAAATCTGTCTGAAGATGGTCAGTTGTAAATGTGAACATCTTAAGCATTCTAAGGAACAACAACTCTGTGGCTTCTAAGGGCCAGACAGTGGCAGGACCTGGGGCATGtgcca
This is a stretch of genomic DNA from Sminthopsis crassicaudata isolate SCR6 chromosome X, ASM4859323v1, whole genome shotgun sequence. It encodes these proteins:
- the PABIR2 gene encoding PABIR family member 2, which codes for MAQEKMELDLELPAATAPPDGGSLRRSNSAPLIHGLSDNSQIFQPYVIRTRRNSTTVMNRHSLLLSSSPIRIPSSRLHQIKREEGVDLMNREAAHEREVQTAMQISHSWEESLSLSDNDFDKSEKSSSPKRIDFVPVSPAPSPTRGIGKQCFSPSLQMFVSSNGLPPSPIPSPTRRFSNRRSQSPINCIRPSVLGPIKRKGEMETESQPKRLFQGITTMLSPDITNLTDLSSCLSSDILDGSSSSIGSSSDSLAKVSNATDSPVTCSNSCSSFILMDDLSPK